In a single window of the Amycolatopsis sp. cg5 genome:
- a CDS encoding Uma2 family endonuclease codes for MTVMTDSQYLPPRPGPMTVHDLEGLPDDGRRYELVDGTLLVSPAPGRRHQKASARLYGVLEAACPPQFDVLAAPFAVRSGDKVELQPDLLVGWESEFTERNLPTAPVLAVEVLSPSTALHDLNTKKALYQRLGVRSYWVIDPDEPALTVFELNEEGVYQQVAKAAGDEPFVAIRPFPVRVIPNDLLGRLSES; via the coding sequence ATGACAGTCATGACGGACAGCCAGTACCTGCCACCCAGGCCCGGCCCGATGACGGTGCACGACCTGGAGGGACTGCCGGACGATGGACGGCGCTACGAGCTCGTCGACGGGACACTGCTCGTGAGCCCCGCGCCAGGACGAAGACATCAGAAGGCGTCAGCGCGCCTCTACGGCGTGCTCGAGGCCGCCTGCCCGCCGCAATTCGACGTGCTCGCCGCGCCTTTCGCCGTGCGTTCCGGTGACAAGGTCGAACTGCAGCCGGATTTGCTGGTTGGCTGGGAAAGCGAGTTCACGGAAAGGAATCTTCCGACCGCGCCGGTACTCGCGGTGGAAGTGCTTTCGCCGAGCACCGCCTTGCATGACCTGAACACCAAGAAAGCCCTCTACCAAAGGCTTGGAGTCCGTAGTTACTGGGTGATCGATCCGGACGAGCCCGCGCTGACCGTGTTCGAGCTGAATGAGGAAGGTGTGTATCAGCAGGTGGCCAAAGCAGCGGGTGACGAGCCGTTCGTGGCGATCCGGCCATTCCCGGTGCGCGTGATCCCGAACGATTTGCTGGGGAGGCTTTCCGAAAGCTGA
- a CDS encoding beta-class carbonic anhydrase has product MSVTDELLANNARYTESFSGPLPLPPSKHVAVVACMDARINVYGVLGLNEGEAHVIRNAGGVVTEDEIRSLAISQRLLGTEEIILIHHTDCGMLTFTDDEFKNSIQEDVGVKPSWAAEAFSDLETDVRQSVARIKNSPFVPKKDHIRGFVFDVATGKLNEVV; this is encoded by the coding sequence ATGTCCGTCACCGACGAGCTGCTAGCCAACAACGCCCGCTACACCGAGTCTTTCTCCGGCCCGCTGCCTTTGCCGCCGTCCAAGCACGTCGCGGTCGTCGCGTGCATGGACGCCAGGATCAACGTCTACGGTGTGCTCGGCCTCAACGAGGGTGAGGCGCACGTGATCCGCAACGCCGGTGGCGTGGTGACCGAGGACGAGATCCGCTCGCTCGCGATCAGCCAGCGATTGCTGGGCACCGAGGAGATCATCCTCATCCACCACACCGACTGCGGCATGCTCACCTTCACCGACGACGAGTTCAAGAACTCCATTCAGGAAGACGTCGGCGTCAAGCCGTCCTGGGCCGCCGAAGCGTTCTCGGACTTGGAGACCGACGTCCGGCAGTCCGTCGCCCGCATCAAGAACAGCCCGTTCGTGCCGAAGAAAGACCACATCCGCGGCTTTGTCTTCGACGTCGCCACCGGCAAGCTCAACGAAGTCGTCTAA
- a CDS encoding SGNH/GDSL hydrolase family protein, giving the protein MRALRFLVPALLTAVAALGATTVAHAAPAKYVALGDSYAVGVGTWSYDNPSDSCRRGPLAYPRLWAAAHPSTTFVEASCSGARTADVINTQVPKLTADTTLVTIQVGGNDAGFVDVLKQCILTIDDKDCVNRVEQAKNIARTTVSPALATTYAAVRQAAPSAKVVVIGYPRMYKIGGNCGIFGLSDTERTALNSAADVIAEITAVRAADAGFTFLDGRTAFDGHGICTPTPWLTSLEWSKLDESYHPNTAGHRSGYLPALTAITG; this is encoded by the coding sequence TTGCGCGCCTTACGCTTCCTCGTCCCTGCGCTCCTGACCGCCGTAGCCGCACTCGGCGCCACCACGGTCGCGCACGCCGCACCCGCGAAGTACGTCGCGCTCGGCGACTCCTACGCCGTCGGCGTGGGCACCTGGTCCTACGACAACCCGAGCGACTCATGCCGTCGTGGCCCGCTCGCCTACCCGCGCCTCTGGGCGGCCGCGCACCCGTCGACCACGTTCGTCGAGGCCTCCTGCTCGGGCGCGCGGACCGCGGACGTCATCAACACCCAGGTCCCGAAGCTCACCGCCGACACCACACTCGTCACCATCCAGGTCGGCGGCAACGACGCGGGCTTCGTCGACGTGCTCAAGCAGTGCATCCTCACCATCGACGACAAGGACTGCGTCAACCGCGTCGAGCAGGCCAAGAACATCGCGCGCACCACGGTCTCCCCCGCGCTCGCCACGACGTACGCCGCGGTCCGCCAGGCCGCTCCCTCGGCCAAGGTCGTCGTGATCGGTTACCCGCGCATGTACAAGATCGGCGGCAACTGCGGCATCTTCGGCCTCAGCGACACCGAACGCACCGCCCTCAACTCCGCCGCCGACGTGATCGCCGAGATCACCGCCGTCCGCGCCGCCGACGCCGGCTTCACCTTCCTCGACGGTCGCACCGCCTTCGACGGCCACGGCATCTGCACGCCGACCCCGTGGCTCACCAGCCTGGAGTGGAGCAAGCTCGACGAGTCCTACCACCCGAACACGGCAGGCCACCGCAGCGGCTACCTGCCCGCCCTCACCGCCATCACCGGCTAG
- a CDS encoding pyridoxamine 5'-phosphate oxidase family protein, which translates to MAADLDLVRKLSLAEHGLATIATTRSDGTVHASVVNAGVIDDPITGAPSVGLVAIGGTRKLALLRRAGHATIIFRRGWEWVSVQGGTRLIGPDDPDPAYDLARLPQLLRDVFTSATGTHDDWDEYDRVMAEERRTAVFIEASKIIGNR; encoded by the coding sequence ATGGCGGCAGATCTGGATCTCGTCCGGAAGCTCTCCCTCGCCGAGCACGGCTTGGCGACCATCGCGACCACGCGAAGCGACGGCACCGTCCACGCGTCGGTGGTCAACGCCGGGGTGATCGACGACCCGATCACCGGAGCCCCGTCGGTCGGCCTGGTGGCCATCGGCGGCACCCGCAAGCTGGCGCTGCTGCGCCGCGCCGGCCACGCCACGATCATCTTCCGGCGCGGCTGGGAATGGGTCTCGGTGCAGGGCGGCACCAGGCTCATCGGCCCGGACGACCCCGACCCCGCCTACGACCTCGCGCGGCTGCCGCAGCTGCTGCGCGACGTGTTCACGTCCGCGACCGGCACCCACGACGACTGGGACGAGTACGACCGCGTGATGGCCGAGGAGCGGCGGACCGCGGTCTTCATCGAGGCATCGAAAATCATCGGCAACCGCTGA
- a CDS encoding family 20 glycosylhydrolase, translating into MKIPRAQRGRKWGVALAVATMIGGLTAATQNPAIAATPPLQSIVPVPVSVQAAAGVTFPLVASTKIYTEAGSAPAKEVGDYLAAILRKSTGFALPVADAPATPAADGITLLLNGAPASVGQQGYQLVSTATTVVLRAITADGLFGGVQTLRQLLPGKIESSTVQTGPWTIPGATILDYPRFAYRGAMLDVARHFHPVASVKRYLDQLAQYKINNLHLHLADDQGWRIQIDSWPRLATYGGSTQVGGGAGGYYTKAQYSDIVAYATSRHITIIPEIDMPGHTNAAQASYAELNCNGVAPALRTDIEVGYSSLCISKDITYQFVSDVIREISALTPGPYFHIGGDEAAATPPADYLTFINKVLPIVAANGKQAIGWHDIAKATLPANATPQFWGTTTSDSGVSNAVSRGSKVILSPANKAYLDMKYNSSSPIGLSWAGYVEVQDAYNWNPGAYLSGVGESAVRGVESPLWTETVKNSADIEYLAFPRLSAHAELGWSPWSTHDWNTFKVRLGAQAPRWKAQAINFYASGQVPWDNGGVPGTCTQPAWNASSIYTGGNVVSHNAHKWTAKWWTQGEEPGTTGEWGVWRDDGAC; encoded by the coding sequence ATGAAGATCCCAAGAGCGCAGCGCGGACGGAAGTGGGGCGTCGCCCTTGCCGTCGCGACCATGATCGGTGGCCTCACCGCGGCCACCCAGAACCCGGCCATCGCGGCCACCCCGCCGTTGCAGAGCATCGTGCCCGTCCCCGTCTCGGTCCAGGCCGCGGCGGGTGTCACCTTCCCGCTGGTGGCGTCGACGAAGATCTACACCGAGGCGGGTTCCGCGCCTGCCAAGGAGGTCGGCGACTACCTCGCGGCCATCTTGCGTAAGTCGACCGGCTTCGCGCTGCCCGTCGCCGACGCGCCCGCGACCCCGGCCGCCGACGGCATCACGCTGCTGCTGAACGGCGCGCCCGCCAGCGTCGGCCAGCAGGGCTACCAGCTCGTCTCGACCGCGACGACGGTCGTGCTGCGCGCCATCACGGCCGACGGCCTGTTCGGCGGCGTGCAGACGCTGCGCCAGCTGCTGCCCGGCAAGATCGAGAGCTCGACCGTGCAGACCGGGCCGTGGACGATCCCCGGCGCGACGATCCTCGACTACCCGCGCTTCGCCTACCGCGGCGCGATGCTCGACGTCGCGCGGCACTTCCACCCGGTCGCCAGCGTCAAGCGCTACCTCGACCAGCTGGCCCAGTACAAGATCAACAACCTGCATCTGCACCTGGCCGACGACCAGGGCTGGCGCATCCAGATCGACAGCTGGCCCCGCCTCGCCACCTACGGCGGCAGCACCCAGGTCGGCGGCGGCGCCGGCGGCTACTACACGAAGGCGCAGTACAGCGACATCGTCGCGTACGCGACCTCGCGGCACATCACGATCATCCCCGAGATCGACATGCCAGGGCACACCAACGCGGCGCAGGCCTCCTACGCGGAGCTGAACTGCAACGGCGTCGCCCCCGCGCTGCGCACGGACATCGAGGTCGGCTACAGCTCGCTGTGCATCTCGAAGGACATCACGTACCAGTTCGTGTCGGACGTCATCCGCGAGATCTCGGCGCTGACCCCCGGCCCGTACTTCCACATCGGCGGTGACGAGGCCGCGGCGACCCCGCCCGCGGACTACCTGACGTTCATCAACAAGGTCCTCCCGATCGTCGCGGCCAACGGCAAGCAGGCCATCGGCTGGCACGACATCGCCAAGGCCACCCTGCCCGCCAACGCGACGCCGCAGTTCTGGGGCACGACCACTTCGGACAGTGGCGTGTCGAATGCGGTTTCCCGTGGCAGCAAGGTGATCCTCTCGCCAGCCAACAAGGCCTACCTCGACATGAAGTACAACTCCAGCAGCCCGATCGGCCTCTCGTGGGCGGGCTACGTCGAGGTCCAGGACGCCTACAACTGGAACCCCGGCGCGTACCTGAGCGGTGTCGGCGAGTCGGCCGTCCGCGGCGTCGAGTCGCCACTGTGGACCGAAACGGTCAAGAACTCGGCGGACATCGAGTACCTGGCGTTCCCGCGCCTGTCCGCGCACGCCGAGCTCGGCTGGTCGCCGTGGTCGACGCACGACTGGAACACGTTCAAGGTCCGCCTCGGCGCCCAGGCGCCGCGCTGGAAGGCGCAGGCGATCAACTTCTACGCCTCCGGCCAGGTCCCGTGGGACAACGGTGGCGTGCCCGGCACGTGCACCCAGCCCGCGTGGAACGCGTCGTCGATCTACACCGGCGGCAACGTCGTGTCCCACAACGCGCACAAGTGGACCGCCAAGTGGTGGACGCAGGGCGAGGAGCCGGGCACGACCGGCGAATGGGGCGTCTGGCGCGACGACGGCGCCTGCTGA
- a CDS encoding nitronate monooxygenase, giving the protein MFETLRFPVIAAPMAGGPSTPELVAAVTGAGGFGFLGAGMLSPDVLAEKIAKTRELTSEPFGVNLFVPGKPSTADLSGHQERMAAEASRYEVDAGAPTWDDDNYPAKVDVVVEQRVPVVSFTFGLPRPEDVRRLHEIGSKVIVTVTKPEEALEAEKAGADALAVQGFEAGGHRGIFKDDPDSPSGGEIYGVLAALRLIKAVTELPLIAAGGLVHGADVAAVLAAGAVAAQLGTAFLRADEAGTQPTQLKALAVADRKTDITRAFSGRPARGLVNRVMTELSAQAPSAYPELNNLSKPVRAAAAKADDPEAMSLWAGQTYSAATDGPAAEIVARLRGEARAAVDRAAKLLG; this is encoded by the coding sequence ATGTTCGAGACCTTGCGTTTCCCGGTCATCGCCGCCCCGATGGCGGGTGGCCCGTCCACCCCCGAGCTCGTCGCCGCGGTGACCGGCGCCGGCGGCTTCGGGTTCCTCGGCGCGGGGATGCTGAGCCCGGACGTGCTGGCCGAGAAGATCGCCAAGACCCGGGAACTCACGAGCGAGCCGTTCGGCGTGAACCTCTTCGTGCCCGGCAAGCCGTCGACCGCCGATCTGAGCGGGCACCAGGAGCGCATGGCGGCCGAAGCGAGCCGCTACGAGGTCGACGCCGGCGCGCCGACCTGGGACGACGACAACTACCCGGCCAAGGTCGACGTGGTCGTCGAGCAACGGGTGCCGGTCGTCTCGTTCACGTTCGGCCTGCCGAGGCCGGAAGACGTGCGGCGGCTGCACGAGATCGGCAGCAAGGTCATCGTGACGGTCACGAAGCCGGAAGAGGCGCTGGAAGCCGAAAAGGCGGGTGCCGACGCGCTGGCCGTGCAGGGCTTCGAAGCGGGCGGACACCGCGGCATCTTCAAGGACGACCCGGACTCGCCTAGTGGCGGCGAGATCTACGGCGTTCTCGCGGCGCTGCGGCTTATCAAGGCGGTGACCGAGCTGCCGCTCATCGCCGCCGGGGGACTGGTGCACGGCGCCGACGTCGCGGCGGTGCTGGCCGCCGGCGCGGTGGCCGCGCAGCTCGGCACGGCGTTCCTGCGCGCGGACGAGGCGGGCACCCAGCCGACACAGCTGAAGGCGCTCGCGGTCGCGGACCGCAAGACCGACATCACCCGCGCCTTCAGCGGACGCCCCGCGCGTGGGCTGGTCAACCGGGTGATGACCGAGCTTTCGGCGCAGGCGCCGTCGGCGTATCCGGAGCTCAACAACCTGAGCAAGCCGGTGCGGGCCGCCGCCGCGAAGGCCGACGACCCGGAGGCCATGTCGCTGTGGGCCGGGCAGACCTACTCGGCCGCGACCGACGGCCCGGCCGCCGAGATCGTCGCGCGGTTGCGCGGCGAAGCTCGGGCGGCCGTCGACCGTGCGGCCAAGCTACTCGGCTGA